Proteins encoded within one genomic window of Glycine soja cultivar W05 chromosome 1, ASM419377v2, whole genome shotgun sequence:
- the LOC114414780 gene encoding uncharacterized protein LOC114414780 has protein sequence MEDDYKPVRQPQRRLNPSMKLEVRKEVLKLLEPGLIYPISDSAWILERLAGQAYYCFLDGYSRYNHIAVDPKIRRIRPSHALLASLLIDECHLGYVMHLPHFKELGDVATEMRANKPSSELGEVPLHEFDIVIKDKKGSKNVVANHLPRLKNEEVTKEELEARGEFPDEFLLQVTTRPWFVDVANYKATGIIPEELNWSQRKKFSHDTRFYEWVIHICSG, from the exons ATGGAGGATGATTACAAACCAGTCAGACAGCCCCAGAGAAGGCTCAACCCATCAATGAAGTTAGAGGTGCGAAAAGAGGTACTCAAGCTTCTAGAGCCTGGGCttatctaccccatttctgacagtgCTTGG ATTTTGGAGAGGCTTGCAGGACAGGCTTATTATTGCTTCTTGGATGGATACTCTAGATACAATCATATTGCAGTGGACCCCAAGATCAGGAGAATACGGCCTTCTCATGCCCTTTTGGCGTCTTTGCTTATAGACGAATGCCATTTGGGTTATGTAATGCACCTGCCACATTTCAAAG AACTTGGAGATGTTGCTACAGAGATGCGTGCAAACAAACCTAGTTCTGAACTAGGAGAAGTGCCACTTCATG agtttgatatagtcatcAAGGACAAGAAGGGATCCAAGAACGTGGTGGCTAACCACCTCCCCcggttgaagaatgaagaagtaACTAAAGAAGAACTAGAGGCAAGGGGAGAATTTCCAGATGAATTCCTCTTACAAGTTACCACAAGACCTTGGTTTGTTGATGTGGCCAACTATAAAGCCACAGGAATCATCCCCGAAGAGCTCAACTGGAGTCAACGGAAGAAATTTTCACATGATACCCGTTTCTATGAGTGGGTGATCCACATCTGTTCAGGCTAG
- the LOC114414866 gene encoding uncharacterized protein LOC114414866 has translation MIQRKLPKKFKDLGSVTISCTIGNESVGKAFIDLGESINLMPLSMGRRIGNLKIDPTKMTLQLTDQSITRPYGVVEDVLVKVRHFTFLVDFVIINIEDTKIPLILGIPFMLTANCVVDMGNRNLEMSVRTKM, from the coding sequence ATGATACAAAGGAAACTGCCCAAGAAATTCAAAGACCTTGGGAGTGTAACTATCTCTTGCACCATAGGGAATGAGTCAGTAGGGAAGGCTTTCATTGATCTAGGGGAAAGCATCAACTTGATGCCCTTGTCAATGGGTAGAAGAATTGGAAATCTGAAGATAGACCCCACCAAGATGACGCTCCAGCTCACAGACCAATCAATCACAAGACCGTATGGGGTAGTAGAAGATGTACTCGTCAAAGTCCGCCACTTTACTTTCCTTGTGGATTTTGTCATCATTAACATAGAAGATACAAAGATTCCTCTTATCCTAGGCATACCCTTCATGCTGACTGCCAACTGTGTGGTAGATATGGGGAATAGGAATTTGGAAATGAGTGTGAGGACCAAAATGTAA
- the LOC114414954 gene encoding uncharacterized protein LOC114414954, protein MGCVLGQHDESGKRERAIYYLSKKFIACEMNYSLLERTCDPIKYIFENPALTRRIARWQVLLSEFDIINVTQKAIKGSALADYLDQQPINDYQPMHPEFLDEDMIALFKEEVEYEDRVKWVMWFDVEYEACALRIRAVVNFRVKLLKVYRDSTLMADALATLSSMFKEEDGKPWYFDIKRYIKDKEYRPEASDNDKRTL, encoded by the exons ATGGGGTGTGTACTAGGACAGCACGATGAATCTGGAAAAAGGGAACGGGCCATCTACTACTTGAGCAAGAAGTTCATAGCATGCGAGATGAACTACTCATTGCTAGAGAGGACATGTG ATCCTATCAAGTACATCTTCGAAAACCCCGCTCTCACTAGGAGGATAGCTCGGTGGCAGGTTCTGTTGTCAGAATTCGATATCATCAATGTTACTCAGAAGGCAATAAAGGGGagtgccttggcagattatctAGATCAACAACCCATAAATGATTATCAGCCTATGCATCCAGAATTCCTTGATGAGGATATGATAGCCTTGTTTAAGGAGGAAGTTGAATATGAGGACAGGGTTAAGTGGGTTATGTGGTTTGATG TGGAGTACGAGGCATGCGCCCTAAGGATTAGAGCAGTGGTCAACTTTAGGGTCAAGTTACTCAAAGTATACAGGGACTCAACATTG ATGGCCGACGCCCTTGCCACACTATCATCCATGTTCAAA GAGGAGGATGGTAAACCTTGGTACTTCGATATCAAACGATACATTAAGGATAAGGAATACCGACCTGAGGCCTCTGACAACGACAAGAGGACATTATGA